GCAGCTCGAGGAAAGCGCCGCCGCCGGTCGACACGTACGACATCCGGGAGAACAGCCCCGCCTTGTGCAGGGCGGTGTCGGTGTCGCCGCCTCCCACGATCGTCGTCGCGTCGCTCTCCGCCAGCGCCCGCATCACGGCCTGCGTGCCTCCCGCGAAAGGCGCCGACTCGAAGACCCCCATCGGGCCGTTCCAGACGATCGTCTTCGCGTCATGAAGCGCCTCCCGGAACAGGACGCCGCTCGCGGGCCCGATGTCGAGCGCCATCATCCCGTCGGGGATCTCCTGGACCGGCACGTTCCTGACCGAGGAGGGCGCCTCGATCCGGTCCGCCGCCACCACGTCGACCGGCAGGTAGAGCTTCACCTTCCGCTCGGCCGCCCGCTCGAGGACCCGCTTCGCGGTCGCGATCATCCCGGCCTCGTAGAGCGACTTGCCGACTTCGAACCCCTGCGCGGCGAAGAAGGTGTTCGCCATCGCCCCCCCGATCAGGATCTTGTCCACCTTGCCGAGCACGTGGTCGATCGCCTCGATCTTGCCGGAGATCTTCGCTCCCCCGAAGATGGCGGCCAGCGGGCGGGCGGGGGAGACCAGCGCCTTCTCGAAATAGGCGATCTCGTCCTTCATCAGCAGCCCCGCCGCGCGCTCCTTCACGAACTTCAGGATCGCCACGTTGGATGAGTGTCCGCGGTGGGCGGTGGCGAAGGCGTCGTTGACGTAAGCATCGCAAAGCTCCGCGAGCTTCTTCCCGAACTCCTCATCGTTCTTCTCCTCCCCTGCGTGGAAGCGGACGTTCTCGAGCAGCAGCACGTCGCCGGGCTTCATGGCGGCGACCGCCCTCGCGGCAACCTCGCCGACGCAGTCCTCCGCGAACGCCACCGGCTTCCCGAGCAGGTCGGAGAGCAGCGGGGCGACGGGCGCCAGGCTCATCTCCGGGACCGGCTTCCCCTTCGGCCGTCCCAGGTGCGACAGGAGGATCGTCTTCGCGCCCTTGTCCGTCGCCGCGCGGATCGTGGGGATCGCCGCCTTCAGGC
This window of the Thermodesulfobacteriota bacterium genome carries:
- a CDS encoding phosphoglycerate kinase, whose product is MKIRTVDQLDLSGKRTLIRVDFNVPIDKSGKVTDDTRLKAAIPTIRAATDKGAKTILLSHLGRPKGKPVPEMSLAPVAPLLSDLLGKPVAFAEDCVGEVAARAVAAMKPGDVLLLENVRFHAGEEKNDEEFGKKLAELCDAYVNDAFATAHRGHSSNVAILKFVKERAAGLLMKDEIAYFEKALVSPARPLAAIFGGAKISGKIEAIDHVLGKVDKILIGGAMANTFFAAQGFEVGKSLYEAGMIATAKRVLERAAERKVKLYLPVDVVAADRIEAPSSVRNVPVQEIPDGMMALDIGPASGVLFREALHDAKTIVWNGPMGVFESAPFAGGTQAVMRALAESDATTIVGGGDTDTALHKAGLFSRMSYVSTGGGAFLELLEGKRLPGIAALEEA